From a region of the Candida albicans SC5314 chromosome 1, complete sequence genome:
- a CDS encoding uncharacterized protein (Ortholog of C. dubliniensis CD36 : Cd36_06390, C. parapsilosis CDC317 : CPAR2_209040, Candida tenuis NRRL Y-1498 : CANTEDRAFT_114052 and Debaryomyces hansenii CBS767 : DEHA2D14300g): MTASAHYNYNRRNSSATPYTIPTKHQPQHQHQSPMVSSYQVHHHQHSYNPQTRQHTSYQPSYSQESAISSPLLSASVPTLSREFVVRRISEGETGRLKEELRCEACGKGYKHISSLAKHLWEHTPEWNVTKKLLISKHQQVQLLEAASILVGMNENNANGTAHSAYHARTFSDQYNNAPPYSPPSTSHTSDSSTTPTISHSNNQDFNGDQEQGIQFRNGYHHNEYEGEEYDDYEGQKRMDYGRSRSVSHEPPTNHSNVNGTSPMVGPTNGNKFERSLKSPTLSYINNSEELPVKTNFSIVKNKVEIDDILDKRTDSASDEEEEVIGKMED; the protein is encoded by the coding sequence ATGACTGCCTCTGCCCATTATAACTATAACAGAAGAAATTCTAGCGCAACACCGTACACAATACCAACAAAACATCAACCacaacaccaacaccaatcACCCATGGTGTCGTCGTACCAAGTtcatcaccatcaacaTAGTTATAATCCACAAACGCGACAACATACATCTTATCAACCGTCGTATTCTCAGGAATCAGCTATATCGTCGCCACTATTATCGGCATCGGTACCGACATTATCCCGAGAATTTGTTGTACGCAGAATCAGTGAAGGTGAGACCGGACgattgaaagaagaattgagaTGTGAAGCATGTGGGAAAGGGTATAAGCATATATCGTCATTGGCTAAACATTTATGGGAACATACTCCAGAATGGAATGTGActaaaaaattgttaatttcaaaacatCAACAAGTACAATTATTGGAAGCTGCCAGTATTTTGGTGGGTatgaatgaaaataatgCCAATGGTACTGCTCATCTGGCGTATCATGCACGTACATTTTCAGATCAATACAATAACGCTCCACCATATTCTCCACCTAGTACTTCACATACATCAGATTCGTCAACGACCCCTACGATAAGTCACAGTAATAACCAAGACTTTAACGGGGATCAAGAGCAAGgaattcaatttagaaATGGGTATCATCACAATGAGTATGAAGGTGAAGAGTATGACGATTATGAGGGACAAAAAAGAATGGATTACGGTCGTTCCCGGTCAGTTTCTCATGAACCTCCAACAAACCACTCAAATGTCAATGGAACATCACCCATGGTAGGACCAACAAATGgaaacaaatttgaaagGTCATTAAAGTCACCAACGTTAtcatatataaataattcaGAGGAATTGCCAGTGaaaaccaatttttcaattgtgaaaaacaaagttgagattgatgatattttaGATAAGAGAACAGATTCCGCatctgatgaagaagaagaagtaatTGGTAAAATGGAAGATTGA
- a CDS encoding uncharacterized protein (Ortholog(s) have role in mitochondrial respiratory chain complex IV assembly and mitochondrion localization), giving the protein MSTASKITLGASCAFAVGAFVFINYSQQAERQALRQGPIKDAARQQAKQLEKSKKQLANELEHKEQTELREKYLKLQPLSDEIIKGEEGKIIPPKDA; this is encoded by the coding sequence atgtCAACAGCATCAAAAATCACTCTTGGGGCATCATGTGCATTTGCCGTAGGTGCATTtgttttcatcaattattcaCAACAAGCTGAAAGACAAGCATTAAGACAAGGACCAATTAAAGATGCTGCCCGACAACAAGCTAAGCAATTGGAAAAACTGAAAAAGCAATTAGCCAATGAACTTGAACATAAAGAACAAACCGAATTAAGAgagaaatatttgaaattacaaCCATTAAGTGATGAGATTATTAAAGGTGAAGAAGGGAAAATTATTCCTCCTAAGGACGCttaa
- the PCL7 gene encoding Pcl7p (Putative cyclin-like protein; possible Pho85 cyclin; hyphal repressed; induced by Mnl1 under weak acid stress), whose protein sequence is MTSQYNGDTNSTTIDPNNREGGSVIDQSNNLPSSSSSSLNHSHFQKPQVSNLTKNLLSSSGGQTTPVATNVNSNTASNQQNLFTNTPSSYTEPITNRVLPNLKASASQMSNSFSGSFHQSHVHNHNDSINYIPSSHNTPTAVSSSYTSHHSYPASLSSVNNFISQPSQQQQQQPIPLSFKPPGVVPNSIPTTNVHNDTANRFSSVSSTGSPFSNSPFATSTQFQSPASIAQPVHPSSLQQVQQQRFPNSFPNTTVTHFPNPPNLQQSAINRTQHNNNNHNHHHHHQQQPIVTDTSVSTSGSTTPVENQRPAVKSVQSTPSLPHGNQHDQSARSSASSQSFQTYVQPEPDHYMTYSEFLHNLSVKDSQDESAAYEEHLNIVEYPVNDLIVMLSCLLTKIIEANDKLHPNHFENTIAIRQRLKEEKRLKKLQRQNKLQSENDDAYDEDDIDVDRTDRSFHGNNDGMDQDDDSNANVQNNDNIDNDDEEEDDDEDDEMKNKYLANVLAFHGTNIPGISLQSYLGRVLKYCPVTNEVFLSLLVYFDRIAKKANNLNQKKKNSNSNGNSTGGTGSDNQSSEAEQLFVMDSYNIHRLIISGITVSSKFFSDIFYKNLRYAKVGGLPLEELNYLELQFLLLLDFKLMISVEDLQNYGDLLLRFWKREQIANELVPNNNDNETKEHQTQTQS, encoded by the coding sequence ATGACATCACAGTATAACGGTGACACCAACTCGACCACTATAGACCCAAACAATCGAGAAGGGGGTCTGGTCATAGACCAGTCAAATAACCTACCATCTAgctcatcttcatctttgaACCATTCccattttcaaaaaccaCAAGTGTCGAATCTTACAAAGAACTTGTTATCATCTTCTGGTGGACAAACTACACCCGTGGCCACGAATGTGAATTCCAATACAGcatcaaatcaacaaaatttattCACAAATACACCCAGCAGTTACACTGAACCAATTACAAATAGAGTTCTTCCTAATTTGAAGGCTAGTGCAAGCCAGATGAGCAATTCATTTAGTGGTTCTTTCCATCAGTCGCATGTACACAACCACAACGATTCCATTAATTATATTCCATCATCGCATAATACTCCCACTGCCGTGAGTAGTTCGTATACATCACATCACTCTTATCCAGCGTCTTTGTCGAGTGttaacaattttattagtCAGCCGtcacaacagcaacagcaacagccTATACCATTGAGTTTCAAACCACCTGGTGTAGTGCCGAATTCGATCCCAACCACGAATGTGCATAACGATACTGCAAATAGATTTTCGTCTGTTTCTTCCACTGGTTCTCCATTCAGTAATTCGCCATTTGCAACATCAACCCAATTTCAATCACCTGCATCGATAGCTCAGCCCGTTCACCCAAGCTCGTTGCAGCAAGTTCAACAACAGAGATTTCCAAACTCATTCCCCAATACAACAGTAACGCATTTTCCCAATCCTCCAAATCTACAACAGCTGGCAATAAACAGGACCCAacacaataacaacaaccataaccatcaccaccaccaccaacaacaaccaatagTGACAGATACGCTGGTTTCTACCAGTGGATCTACTACACCAGTGGAGAATCAAAGACCAGCTGTTAAGTCAGTACAGTCTACTCCGTCTTTACCACATGGAAATCAACACGATCAAAGTGCTCGATCTCTGGCACTGTCACAATCGTTCCAAACATACGTACAACCTGAGCCTGACCATTACATGACATATAGTGAATTCTTACATAATTTGAGTGTAAAAGATAGTCAAGATGAGTCAGCTGCATATGAAGAACatttaaatattgttgaGTATCCtgttaatgatttgatagTTATGTTATCTTGTTTGTTGACAAAGATAATTGAGgcaaatgataaattgcatccaaatcattttgaaaatactATTGCTATAAGACAAAGACTAAAAGAAGAGAAACGACTTAAGAAATTGCAACGtcaaaataaattacaaCTGGAGAATGATGACGCTTATGACGAAGATGATATAGATGTCGATAGAACAGACCGAAGCTTTCATGGTAATAATGATGGCATGGATCAAGACGATGATTCTAACGCAAATGTACAAAACAATGACAATATcgataatgatgatgaagaagaagatgacgatgaagaCGATGagatgaaaaataaatatttggcCAATGTTTTGGCATTCCATGGGACAAATATCCCTGGGATTTCATTGCAATCTTATTTGGGTCGTGTTTTAAAGTATTGTCCTGTTACAAATGAAGtctttttatctttattgGTTTATTTTGATAGAATAGCGAAAAAAGCaaacaatttgaatcaaaaaaagaagaattccAATAGTAATGGTAATTCTACTGGCGGCACTGGTTCTGATAATCAATCATCTGAAGCTGAACAATTATTTGTCATGGATTCTTATAATATTCATAGATTAATCATTAGTGGAATTACAGTCTCATCAAAGTTTTTTCTGGACATTTTTTATAAGAATCTTCGATATGCCAAAGTTGGGGGTTTACCATTAGAggaattaaattatttggaattacaatttttactattattagatttcaaattgatgatttctgttgaagatttacaaaattatggtgatttattattaagaTTCTGGAAACGAGAACAGATTGCTAATGAATTAGTAcccaataataatgataatgaaactAAAGAACATCAAACGCAAACACAAAGCTAA
- a CDS encoding uncharacterized protein (RTA domain protein; predicted role in response to stress; Spider biofilm induced) gives MDGVSLLNQYLPSWTPTSLPTSTSISTINPTNTAGLALTLLELQNAIQTETNTISLYFLSRAARGVAASYTIISGQQYLATATATQDFPEVTSAMVNATLSLKQLEWKANLYAINLSVPFNAFFAAMFGVTLICLLGIGFSTKTKYFTICLACGTILEVIGYVARTLAHYSWSDPNLFLCQIVSLTVAPAFIMAGVYYLLSQMIIIHGEQYAILKPIMVSIIFIFCDVVSLFVQASGGAAAAVSLRSFKDTELGTYIMVGGIGFQVVSMTLFLYFLFDFVYRSFFTANSNIKYSFSTYCSLLFNTKKGRLLRQDLEPFYDVGYKHIRQRSLFNYMPLVIIISVGFIYIRCIYRVIELSEGWRGYLITHEEYIFALDALMVLLTCITYVFFHPGLVFGKQMTAQISVSANKSESAADHESHCGNSRMYNYSKNHSNSPQSSHDEKFIMDQRQKYYNPYFLPTKFSQYNSHSCPSSETYTYSSYNSKLETKSESSWQNS, from the coding sequence ATGGACGGAGTCTCtcttttaaatcaatatctaCCATCATGGACACCTACTTCCTTGCCAACTTCCACAAGTATTAGCACCATAAATCCTACAAACACTGCTGGTCTAGCGTTGACATTACTTGAGTTACAGAATGCTATACAAACAGAAACAAATACAATCTCCttatattttctttcacGAGCAGCAAGAGGGGTTGCTGCTAGTTATACTATCATCAGTGGTCAACAGTATTTGGCAACTGCCACTGCCACACAAGACTTCCCTGAGGTCACGTCAGCAATGGTGAATGCCACATTAAGtttaaaacaattagaATGGAAGGCTAATTTATATGCTATTAATCTTTCAGTACCATTTAATGCATTTTTTGCTGCCATGTTTGGAGTTACGTTAATTTGCCTTTTGGGCATTGGGTTctcaacaaaaacaaagtaTTTTACTATTTGTTTAGCTTGTGGAACTATCTTGGAAGTTATTGGCTATGTTGCAAGAACTTTAGCCCATTATTCTTGGTCGGATcccaatttatttttgtgtCAGATTGTTAGTTTGACGGTTGCCCCAGCATTTATTATGGCTGgagtttattatttattatcgCAAATGATCATTATTCATGGAGAACAGTATGCCATATTGAAACCAATTATGGTATCGATTATCTTTATATTCTGTGATGTTGTGAGTTTATTTGTTCAAGCAAGTGGGGGTGCTGCTGCTGCCGTTTCATTACGACTGTTTAAAGATACTGAATTAGGTACCTATATTATGGTTGGTGGAATTGGATTCCAAGTTGTATCAATGACTTTGTTTCTATATTTCctatttgattttgtttatcGATCATTTTTCACAGCCAATTccaatatcaaatattcTTTCAGCACATATTGTCTGTTGCTTTTCAATACCAAAAAGGGAAGACTATTACGCCAAGACTTGGAACCATTCTATGATGTTGGCTACAAACATATAAGACAACGGAGTTTATTCAACTATATGCCGTTGGTTATAATTATATCTGTTGGATTTATTTACATACGATGCATCTACAGAGTGATTGAACTAAGTGAAGGCTGGCGAGGGTATTTGATAACTCACGAGGAATACATTTTTGCATTAGATGCATTGATGGTACTTCTCACCTGTATCACATATGTGTTTTTCCATCCTGGTTTGGTGTTTGGTAAGCAGATGACAGCACAAATATCCGTCTCTGCAAATAAAAGTGAAAGTGCTGCCGATCATGAAAGCCATTGTGGCAATTCAAGGATGTATAACTATTCTAAGAACCATTCTAACTCACCACAGAGTTCTCATGATGAAAAGTTCATAATGGATCAGAGACAAAAGTATTACAATCCCTATTTTTTACcaacaaaattttctcAATACAACTCCCACTCGTGCCCTTCTTCTGAAACATATACGTATTCCtcatataattcaaaactAGAAACTAAATCAGAGAGTTCATGGCAAAATAGCTAA
- a CDS encoding uncharacterized protein (Ortholog of C. parapsilosis CDC317 : CPAR2_208910, Candida tenuis NRRL Y-1498 : CANTEDRAFT_114047, Debaryomyces hansenii CBS767 : DEHA2D14388g and Pichia stipitis Pignal : PICST_37629), producing MESARLSNYLEAAYIPPQKPTIKQEVPSYHPCLIVQDKQTDVTKLKPCGCADSYCVKNAPKWIPRAK from the coding sequence ATGGAAAGTGCTAGATTATCCAATTATTTAGAGGCAGCATACATCCCACCACAAAAGCCTACCATAAAGCAAGAGGTTCCTTCGTATCATCCATGCTTAATTGTTCAAGATAAGCAAACTGACgtaacaaaattgaaacctTGCGGTTGTGCCGATAGTTATTGTGTGAAAAATGCACCAAAATGGATTCCTAGAGCTAAATAG
- the SPO22 gene encoding Spo22p (Ortholog(s) have role in positive regulation of protein sumoylation, regulation of synaptonemal complex assembly and condensed nuclear chromosome, nucleus localization) — MSQLVSNYENSISSFIKSAKEIHEILVSLTALENDQALKLNTILDVVLPLVATIYRNMESSLEIIQIPTSLQESLEFSGTELWNSTSSFASHLDAIYKVKLYSILLLIVYETLNPNVDRCLTNISCLLNLYSSAITNAINDVSDKCNIYLEPMIGKLMGINKDMPLKDQKRQLLNEYYHKSTILNLNYAAINNNFVLARNYESKLSSYKNLSDPFFLGECSRVLYNHCLQLYEHSDFENAKFLILIAIKHLESNTMDSSFFQEKYFNCYVLLIKTYKSIGTPETQRNIKKAFSHMQHQFPNKFEMYCLYFEICDDAEEVETEDVLMRLVTSVDTAAYFEKTVDLLKLNVNKCFRGVNKCIDYLLAHINSNPSFSDTLITTKFVVNVLLNTSKDSEETLKELQSFLQFAEKSLQKQLSGTTKTSIVAIIWSQGIKFYKQAEYIESLEWLKIALSRLFYTDYKENQDRGKVLRVIQNNYFSLGEYNQVISTASQMDPEDKNAPLTQFNLFRANLMLGNEKLALECIDKILSNDDSLTVLTIAVCILESKGKLPLEAIRSIFLKLVEHICEMELTKESISKLESHNVVLPICCRCAVVMYLTELENSGNLSESTLHSLKELLENSCAIAKKIAPTQIHIFTIDDLEWLASKSYNIAMSCQNGELNSFVGLFYKICIAFIDLISPDIEAERGEQLILWKVRATIFGILNTCLDCSLGASEWIAIREKCLELKGVVYKQNDTDSNWKECLQQIIVIHFQAELSSGSSQSLHDIVLECKGFKPAVCNDMYDLFIQLITDSEIQISNQKRKQLIGSVISQAIKNIEPSQVKNIITWMRLLMEVSGHNFSSEEEVLMLQSYKLIKANRNEITIPTFEMEWLATKSWNHGIYLLIDQEDQKTGIKWCSFGILFSKFIHERLLQQFYRLWDDLVQDLRISNKLLESEISKYE, encoded by the exons ATGTCGCAACTTGTTTCAAACTATGAAAATTCAATAAGCAGTTTTATTA AGAGTGCCAAAGAAATCCACGAAATTCTCGTGTCACTAACAGCACTTGAAAACGACCAAGCACTTAAATTGAATACAATTCTAGATGTTGTTTTACCACTAGTTGCCACAATTTATCGAAATATGGAGAGCTCATTggaaattattcaaatacCAACGAGCTTGCAGGAGTCCTTAGAGTTTAGTGGGACAGAATTGTGGAATTCTACTAGTTCATTTGCATCCCATTTGGACGCCATTTACAAGGTGAAATTATACTCCATTTTGTTGCTAATTGTGTATGAAACTTTGAATCCAAATGTAGATAGATGTCTTACCAATATTTCCTGTCTATTGAATTTGTATTCTAGTGCCATTACCAATGCCATTAATGATGTTTCTGATAAATGCAATATATACTTGGAACCAATGATAGGAAAATTAATGGGAATTAACAAGGATATGCCGTTGAAGGATCAAAAGCGGCAACTACTAAATGAGTACTACCACAAGCTGACTATTCTCAATTTGAACTATGCAGCTataaataacaattttGTGCTTGCAAGAAACTATGAAAGCAAATTGAGCTCCTACAAAAACTTGTCAGACCCCTTCTTTCTTGGAGAATGCAGCAGAGTGCTTTATAATCATTGTTTGCAGTTATATGAACACagtgattttgaaaatgcaaaatttttgattttgattgcCATTAAGCATTTAGAAAGTAACACAATGGATTCACTGTTCTTTCAAGAAAAgtatttcaattgttatGTCTTACTAATTAAAActtataaatcaattggcACTCCAGAAACCCAACGCAACATCAAAAAAGCATTCAGCCATATGCAACATCAGTTTCcgaataaatttgaaatgtATTGTctatattttgaaatatgcGATGATGCAGAAGAAGTGGAAACAGAAGACGTGTTAATGCGTTTAGTAACTTCTGTTGATACTGCTgcatattttgaaaaaacagTCGACTTGCTAAAACTAAATGTAAACAAATGCTTTCGAGGGGTCAACAAATGCATAGATTATTTGCTTGCACATATTAATTCTAACCCTTCTTTTAGTGATACTTTGATAACTACCAAATTCGTAGTCAACGTTTTGTTGAACACCAGCAAAGATTCTGAAGAAACCCTAAAAGAGCTACAGCTGTTCTTGCAATTTGCAGAAAAATCGctacaaaaacaattatcaGGAACTACAAAAACGAGTATTGTTGCAATTATATGGTCACAGGGAATAAAGTTTTATAAACAAGCTGAGTATATCGAAAGCTTAGAATGGTTAAAGATAGCTTTATCACGACTTTTCTATACCGATTACAAGGAGAATCAAGACAGAGGGAAAGTTTTGAGGGTCATCCAGAACAATTACTTTCTGCTTGGAGAATACAATCAAGTTATTTCCACAGCTTCGCAAATGGATCCTGAAGATAAAAATGCACCGCTTACCCAGTTTAATTTGTTCAGAGCCAACTTAATGTTaggaaatgaaaaattggcaCTAGAATGTATTGACAAAATTCTCAGTAATGATGATTCACTAACTGTTTTAACTATCGCTGTTTGTATACTTGAAAGTAAAGGTAAACTACCCCTCGAGGCTATCAGGTCAATTTTCTTAAAATTAGTTGAGCATATATGTGAGATGGAATTGACAAAAGAAAGCATATCTAAACTTGAATCTCATAATGTTGTTTTACCAATCTGCTGTCGGTGTGCTGTTGTGATGTACCTTACTGAACTTGAAAACAGTGGGAATTTGAGTGAAAGTACTTTACATTCTTTGAAAGAATTGCTTGAAAATAGTTGTGCAATTGCTAAAAAAATAGCACCAACACAAATTCACATATTTACAATTGATGACTTGGAGTGGCTCGCTAGCAAGTCATACAATATAGCCATGTCTTGTCAAAATGGAGAGTTGAATTCCTTTGTTGGTCTATTCTACAAAATTTGTATTGCgtttattgatttgatttctccAGATATTGAAGCAGAAAGAGGAGAACAGTTAATACTCTGGAAAGTAAGAGCCACTatttttggtattttaAACACTTGTTTGGATTGCTCCCTAGGAGCGAGTGAGTGGATTGCAATCAGAGAAAAATGTCTTGAGTTAAAAGGCGTTGTTTATAAGCAAAACGATACTGATTCTAATTGGAAAGAATGCTTGCAACAAATAATCGTGATTCACTTCCAAGCGGAGTTGTCACTGGGGTCCAGTCAAAGCTTGCATGATATCGTTCTTGAATGTAAAGGCTTTAAACCAGCAGTTTGCAATGACATGtatgatttatttatcCAATTAATCACAGATTCTGAAATACAGATTTCTAATCAAAAGagaaaacaattgatagGTCTGGTAATCAGTCAAGCAATCAAAAACATAGAGCCCTCTCAAGTTAAAAACATAATTACTTGGATGAGGTTGCTCATGGAAGTTTCAGGGCATAATTTTAGTTCCGAGGAAGAAGTTTTGATGTTACAACTGtataaattgatcaaaGCAAATAGAAACGAGATAACTATTCCAACTTTCGAGATGGAATGGCTTGCAACAAAATCATGGAATCATGGAATCTATTTGTTGAT AGATCAAGAGGATCAAAAAACTGGTATCAAGTGGTGTAGCTTTGGtatattgttttcaaaattcatTCATGAAAGGCTTTTGCAACAG TTTTATCGATTGTGGGATGATTTAGTACAGGATTTAAGAatttctaataaattacTTGAATCAGAAATAAGTAAATatgaataa
- a CDS encoding 60S ribosomal protein eL34 (Ribosomal 60S subunit protein; Spider biofilm repressed), producing MAQRVTYRRRNPYNTRSNKIKVVKTPGGKLVAQHVKKAASRVKCGDCGSALAGISTLRPRQYAQVSKTHKTVQRAYGGSRCANCVKERIVRAFLIEEQKIVKRVLKEQQDKEKKAAKKTGKK from the exons ATGGCTCAACGTGTCACCtacagaagaagaaatccAT aCAACACCAGATCCAACAAAATCAAGGTTGTTAAAACCCCAGGTGGTAAATTAGTTGCTCAACACGTCAAGAAGGCTGCTTCTAGAGTTAAATGTGGTGACTGTGGTTCCGCTTTAGCTGGTATCTCCACTTTGAGACCAAGACAATACGCTCAAGTTTCCAAAACCCACAAGACCGTCCAAAGAGCTTACGGTGGTTCTAGATGTGCTAACTGTGTCAAGGAAAGAATCGTTAGAGCTTTCTTAAttgaagaacaaaaaattgtcaagagagttttgaaagaacaacaagacaaagaaaagaaagctGCCAAGAAAACTGGTAAAAAATAA
- the MMD1 gene encoding isoleucine biosynthesis protein (Mitochondrial protein; possibly required for transamination of isoleucine; macrophage-downregulated protein abundance; rat catheter and Spider biofilm repressed): MFANKLSSQSFRSVIMSAKRFNSTITPVRTSQAPPPAASYSQAIKVNGFIYVSGQIPYTPDNKPLPASATIADYAEQAIQNVSNILEASNSSLNHIVKANIFLTDMGAQFGEFNKVYAKYFSEHKPARSCVAVKELPLGVPLEIEVVAIEKDDTKL, translated from the exons ATGTTCGCCAACAAATTGAGTTCCCAATCGTTTAGATCAGTAATCATGTCAGCCAAAAGATTCAATTCTACAATTACCCCT GTTAGAACCTCACAGGCACCACCACCTGCTGCCTCTTACTCACAAGCAATTAAAGTCAACG GCTTTATTTATGTTTCAGGTCAAATTCCTTACACTCCAGACAACAAGCCATTACCAGCCTCAGCTACTATTGCTGATTATGCCGAGCAAGCCATTCAGAACGTTTCTAACATTTTAGAAGCATCCAATTCCTCGTTGAACCACATTGTTAAGGCTAACATCTTCTTGACAGATATGGGAGCACAATTTGGAGAATTTAACAAAGTTTATGCTAAATACTTTAGTGAACACAAACCAGCCAGATCATGTGTTGCTGTCAAGGAATTGCCATTAGGGGTTCCTTTGGAAATAGAAGTTGTTGCTATTGAAAAGGATGACACCAAATTATAA